In Amphiura filiformis chromosome 2, Afil_fr2py, whole genome shotgun sequence, one DNA window encodes the following:
- the LOC140145975 gene encoding uncharacterized protein, with amino-acid sequence MFFRWMQNNAFWGLLCLSVLVTMDLGHTASTKKGVGMSSLYYNCDDVGQFTNIAWWYSWGISTAFHSDRDHMCSNELQQKDKYIPMCWGYWPQPPTKKEFNFLAPSSDINKHVMGFYEPNHMRQAFMKPAEAADRWRELEAAGKANGATKFISPAAAPGGVYDHIQWFDEFFQSCSDCQIDYISTHCYYEKPTEVMDYLKSLWERYNKKIFLTEFALPHTDDPNDQLNYMKELLPMLEDAEYVEKYAWFASRKGTGTGYVKSSCSLLDNKLTKDGKYESKLTPLGEYYNNF; translated from the exons ATGTTTTTTCGTTGGATGCAGAACAATg CTTTCTGGGGCTTACTTTGCCTGTCAGTCTTAGTTACTATGGACTTGGGGCATACAGCATCTACCAAGAAAGGGGTTGGTATGTCTTCGCTTTACTACAATTGTGACGACGTGGGGCAGTTCACAAACATCGCATGGTG GTACAGTTGGGGAATTTCGACCGCCTTTCACTCAGACCGAGATCATATGTGTTCCAATGAATTGCAACAAAAAGACAAGTATATCCCAATGTGTTGGGGATATTGGCCACAACCTCCTACAAAGAAGGAGTTTAACTTCCTTGCACCCTCATCTGACATTAACAAACATGTCATGGGTTTCTACGAACCAAACCATATGAGACAAGCATTCATGAAACCAGCGGAGGCTGCCGATCGTTGGAGAGAGCTAGAAGCAGCAGGGAAAGCAAACGGCGCAACAAAGTTTATCAGTCCAGCCGCGGCACCTGGAGGCGTCTATGATCACATTCAATGGTTTGACGAATTTTTTCAAAGTTGTTCAGATTGTCAAATAGATTACATTTCTACTCATTGTTATTATGAAAAACCCACTGAAGTTATGGATTATCTCAAAAGTTTATGGGAAAGATAcaataagaaaatatttttgacagaGTTTGCCCTTCCCCATACTGACGATCCAAATGATCAGCTTAATTATATGAAGGAGCTGTTACCTATGTTAGAGGACGCGGAATATGTTGAAAAGTATGCTTGGTTTGCTAGCCGAAAAGGTACTGGCACCGGCTATGTAAAGTCCTCTTGCTCCCTGTTAGATAACAAGCTTACAAAAGACGGGAAATATGAGTCTAAGCTTACACCACTTGGAGAATATTACAATAATTTTTAA